The Actinomadura graeca nucleotide sequence CACCACCGGCGTCTGCGGCCTGGTCGGCGTCGGCGCCCCCGAGTACCGCCTGGACGCGTCGCTGCTGCTCATGGGACGCACCGTCAAGGGCATCATCGAGGGCGACGCCGTCCCGCACACCTTCATCCCGAAGATGATCGAACTGTGGCGGCGGGGCCGCTTCCCCTTCGACCGCCTGATCACGACCTACCCCCTGGCCGAGATCGACCAGGCCGAAGCCGACGCCGGACAGGGAAGGACGATCAAACCCGTCCTCCTGCCATGACCCCGCGCGGCCGCGATCGCATGGGACCCGGCTAGACGACGCGATGCAGCAGTTCCTCGTCGTTCGCGAGGCGGCGGCAGTTCTCCGCCGCGACGGTGAAGTAGCGGTCCCAGGTCTCGCGGGTCAGCCAGGCGACGTGCGGCATCACCACGACGTCGTCGCGGGAGAGCAGGGGGTTGGACGTGTCCACCGGCTCCTGCTCGAAGACGTCCAGCCCGGCGCCGCCGATGTGGCCGGACTCCAGGGCGCCGATCAGGGCGGCCTCGTCGATCACCGCGCCGCGGGCCGTGTTGATCACGATCGCGCCGGGCGGCAGCAGGGCCAGCCGCCGGGCGTCCAGCAGGTGGCGGGTCTCCTCCGTCAGCGGGATGTGGACGGAGACGATGTCGCTGACCCGCAGCAGGTCGTCCAGCCCCATCCAGGACGGGTCGCCGCGGCGCGGGCGGCGCGAGGTGAAGACGACGCGCGCGCCGATCGCCTCCAGCATCCCGCGCAGCAGGCCCGCGATCTCGCCGCCGCCGAGCAGCCCGACGGTCCGCCCGCGCAGTTCGCCGCCGACCAGCGCGCGGCCTGCGGGCCAGCCCTCGCCGCGCCGCGTCCGCGTGTCGAAGGGGACGACGCGGCGCAGCGCCGCCAGCATCAGCAACAGGCTCGTCTCCGCGACGGCCTGCGCGTTCCGCCCCGGCATGTTCGCGACGCGGACGCCGCGTTCCCGCGCCGCGTCCAGGTCGATGGTGTTCACGCCGGTGCCGAGCTTCTGGATCAGCCGCAGCTTCGGCGCCCGGTCCATGTCGGCGGCGGTCAGCGGGCGCAGCACGTGCCAGATCACCTCGGTGTCCGGCAGCAGCCGCGCGAGGCGCCCGTCGTCCTGCTCGGAGCAGCTCACGATGTCCAGCCCGGGTTCGGAATGGTCCATGTCGTAGTGCAGCAGCACCCGCATCCTGCTCCCCTTTCGGCCCGCTGTTCCATGATCGGGTGACCCGGCCGGCGGCGCCCGGTGCCCCGCGGGTTATCTTGCCCCTGTGGAGGCGGCGCTCGTGCACGCGGACCGGCCGGTCGTCCAGGCGCCCATGGCCGGGGGGACGTCCACGCCCGCCCTCGCCGCCGCCGTGTCGGACGCGGGCGGCATCGGTTTCCTCGCCGCCGGGTACATTTCGGCCGCGGCGATGCGCGAGGACATCGCGGCCACCCGCCGCCTGACGTCCCGGCCGTTCGGGATGAACGTCTTCATGCCGTCCCTGGACGCCGCCGACGCCGCCGCCGTGGCCGCCTACCGCGACCGGCTGGTCCCCGAGGCCGAACGGCTCGGGGTCGTCCCCGGCATCCCCGGCGCGCGCGACGACGACTACGACGCGAAGATCGCCGACCTGCTGGCGGACCCGCCCGCGTTCGTCGGTTTCACCTTCGGCTGTCCCGCCGACGACGTCGTCCGCGCCCTCCGCGACCGCGGGACCACGGTCATCGTGACCGTGACCAGCGTGGACGAGGCGCGCGCCGCGTCCGCCGCCGACGTCCTCTGCGTCCAGGGCGCCGAGGCGGGCGCGCATCGCGGCTCGTTCACCAACACCCTGGACGGCCTGCTCCCGCTGCGTGACCTGCTCCGGCTCGTCCGCGGCGCCGTCCCGCACCCGCTGATCGCCGCCGGTGGCCTCGCGACGTCCGGGGACGTCGCCGGCGTCCTGTCCCTCGGCGCCGTAGCGGCCCAGGTCGGGACGGCGTTCCTGCGCTGCCCGGAGAGCGGCGCGAGCGCCGTGCACAAGGCGGCCCTGGCCGACCCGCGCTTCACGTCCACCGCGATGACCCGGGCGTTCAGCGGACGGCCCGCCCGCGGCCTTGTGAACCGGTTCCTGAGCGAGCACTCGGAGCACGCGCCCGCCGCGTACCCGGACGTCCACCACGTGACCTCGCCGCTGCGCCGGACGGCAGCGGCACGGGGCGACGCCGGGACCGTCAACCTGTGGGCGGGCGTGGGGTTCCGGCTCGCCACCGAGGCGCCCGCCGCCGAGATCGTCGAGCGCCTGTCCGGCTGACCCGCCCCTGCGGCCCCGAGGCCGCCCGCGGCGGCGGGGGCTTCCCGGTCCCCACCGACGCGGTTACCCTTCTTGTGGCGTCCACGCCGGCCGTAAAAGCCTTTCGCCTGGGAGGGGTCCCGTCCGCGGGATTTGTTTGGCTCTGCGCCGGCTCCTCTGTGTCCCCGTCAACTGAGGAGTCGACTCGTGAACTACCAGCACAGGCGATGGTCGCCCCGCGCGGCCGTCTTCGCCGCAGCCACGATGGCCCTGGTGCTGTCGCTCGGCGTGGTCGCGCTCTCCGCGCCGCCGTCCGCCCGCGCCGTCATCGCCTGCTCGTTCCCCGCCTGGTCGGAGGGCAAGGCGTACACCGCAGGGACGAAGGTCGCCTACAGCGGCAAGGGCTACGAGGCGCGCGTCAACCACACCTCGTACACCACCAACTGGAACCCCGAGGCCGCCCCCACGCTGTGGCGGGCCCTCGGCGCCTGCGACGACCAGCCCCCGACCACCCCGCCGACCACGCCCCCGACGAACCCGCCGACGAACCCGCCCGCCGGTGAGACCTGCGCGGTGAAGTCCAGGCCGACGGGCAAGGTGCTCCAGGGCTACTGGGAGAACTGGGACGGCTCCATCAACGGCGTCCACCCGCCGTTCGGCTGGGTGCCGATCACCGACTCCCGGATGCTCAAGAACGGCTACAACGTGATCAACCTGGCGTTCCCCGTCATCCACTCGGACGGCACCGTCCTGTGGGAGGACGGCATGGACGCCACCGTGAAGGTCTCCTCCCCGGCCGAGATGTGCGCGGCCAAGGAGGCGGGCGCCACCCTGCTGATGTCGATCGGCGGCGCCACCGCGGGCATCGACCTCAGCTCCAGCACCGTCGCCGACAAGTTCGTCGCGACCGTCGTCCCGATCCTGAAGAAGTTCAACTTCGACGGCATCGACATCGACATCGAGACCGGGCTGTCGGGCGCCGGGAACATCAACGAGCTGTCGGCCTCGCAGTCGAACCTGATCCGCATCATCGACGGCGTGCTCGCGCAGATGCCGTCGAACTTCGGCCTCACGATGGCCCCCGAGACGGCGTACGTCACCGGCGGCAGCGTCACCTACGGCTCCATCTGGGGCGCCTACCTGCCGATCATCAAGAAGTACGCCGACAACGGCCGCCTGTGGTGGCTGAACATGCAGTACTACAACGGCAGCATGTACGGCTGCTCCGGTGACTCCTACCAGGCCGGGACGGTCCAGGGCTTCGTCGTCCAGACCGAGTGCCTCAACAAGGGCCTGGTCATCCAGGGCACCACGATCAAGGTCCCGTACGACAAGCAGGTCCCCGGCCTGCCCGCGCAGCCGGGCGCCGGTGGCGGCTACATGTCGCCGGGCCTCGTCTCGCAGGCGTGGAACAACTTCAACGGCCAGCTGAAGGGCATCATGACCTGGTCCTTCAACTGGGACGGCTCGAAGGGCTTCACGTTCGGCAACAACGTCCGCTCCCTCCAGGGACGCTGACCCGAGGGCAGGGCGCGGGCCGTGCACGCACGGTCCGCGCCCTGCCGCATGTCCGCCCCCGTGCGGGTTCCCCCGCCGTCCGCTTGACATTGACGCCGGTGTGAAGGGTTAGCGTCGTGGACGGTCACGGAGCAGGGAGGGGCCGATGCGGATCGGGGAACTCGCCGCGCGGGCGGGGGTGAGCACGCGGACGCTGCGCTACTACGAGCAGCAGGGGCTGCTCCCGGCGCGGCGCGCGGCCAACGGGTACCGGGAGTACGAGGAGTCGGACCTGCGGCTCGTCTCGGAGATCCGCTCGCTGCTGGCGTCCGGGTTCACCCTGGACGACGCCCGGCCGTTCGTGGACTGCCTGCGCGCGGGCCACGCGGCGGGGGCGGCCTGCCCGGAGTCGGTCGCGGTCTACCGGCGCAGGCTGGCCGAGATCGACGCCGACATCCGCACCCTGATCCGGCTGCGGGCCGACGTGACCGACCAGCTCAGGCGGGCCTGTCCCGGCCGCGCGCACCCACCGGAGGCAACCGATGATCAATCTGACGGCGGCGGACTTCGACGAGCGGGTGCTCCGCTCAGACACGCCGGTACTGGTCGAATTCTGGGCGGACTGGTGCCCCCCGTGCCGGATGATCGCGCCGATCCTTGAGGAGATCGACGCCGAGTACGGGGACCGCCTCGCGGTCGCCAAGCTCAACGGCGACGATCACCCCGGGATCGTGTCGCGGTACGGGATCCTGGGCTTCCCCACGCTGAACCTGTACCGGGACGGCGAGGTCGTCCACCAGATCGTCGGCGCCAAGCCCAAGCGGCGGCTCCTCGCGGAGCTGGAGGGCCGCCTCTAGCGGTGCTCATCGACGGGCGGTGCCGCCTGCGATCCGCCGCCGTAGGGGACGGTGAGGATCTCCATCGCGTGGCCGCCGGGGTCGTCGAAGTAGACGCCCCGCCCGCCGTCCCGCGTGTTGATCTCTCCCGGTCCGCTGCCGTCGGGGTGGGCGTAGTAGTGGGCGCCCGACTCCCTGACGCGCGCGAAGATCGCGTCGAACTCCTCGTCCGACACCAGGAAGGCGCAGTGCTGGGCGCGGAAGTCGTCGGAGTCCATGAAGTCGAGCGTCACGCCGTTGCCGGTCCTGACGGGCAGGAACGGCCCGTACTGGGGCCCGACCTCCAGGCCGAGGACACCGGCGAGGAACTCCGCCGAGGTCTTCTTGTCCGTGGCCGGGACGATGATGTGGTCGAGTCGGATGGTCATGCGTGCCCCTGCCTTCCCGGCCCGGCTGCTCCGGGCCTCTGTACAAGCGTGCGTCCTCAACCGTGCTAGAGGTCAAGCCCCGCGGTCCCCGGCACCCCGCTGGCTTCGGAGGGGCGTCACTCCTCGATGAACACGCGGACGCTGTCCAGGGCGGAGTCCACGGTGTCCGGCAGGACCATCCCCGCGGCCACGCCGTCGCGCAGGTACGCGAGGACGTCCGGGGTGAGGCGCTCACCGGGCAGGACGGCCGGGATCCCCGGCGGGTACGGCGTGATCATCTCGGCGGAGATCCGCCCCGCGGCGGACGCGGCGGGCACCTGCTCGGCCGGGCCGAAGAACGCGTCCCGGGGCAGGACGACCAGCTCCAGCCGGAGGTCCGCGGGCGCCGGGACCCGGACCTGCGGGGCGCCCTCCAGGTCGCCGATGTGCTCGCGGAGATCGCGCAGGGCCGCGAGCAGCCGCCGCGCGGTGGAGGCGTCGTCGGCGAAGGTGAGCTGGGCGCTGATCCGGCGGTGGTCGGCGAGGTGCAGGTTGACCCGGTGGCGCTCGCGCACCCAGTCGGCGGCCCGGTAGCCGGTGGTGCCGAGGGACGCGATGTCGATGACGACGGGCAGCGGGTCCAGGTCGTGGGCGAGGCCGGGGCCGGTGAACTCGGCGCGGCCCTGCACGTCGAAGCCGGGGATGTCCGCGATGTCCGCACGGACGGACGCGGCGAGGTCCAGGGCGTCCTGGAGCAGGCCCCGTCCGTGCTCGGCCATCTGCCGCCGCCAGCCGTCCAGGCCCGCGTAGATCAGGACGGACGGGCTGGTCGTCCCGAGCAGGTCCTCCCGGGACTTCAGGACGGCCGGGTCCACCAGCGGGCCCTGCTGGTGGAAGACCGAGCCCTGCTCCAGCCCCGCGCCCATCTTGTGGACGCTGGTGACGCACACGTCGGCGCCCGCGTCCATGGCCCACGCCGGCAGGTCGGGATGGAACGGCAGGTGCGCGCCCCACGCCTCGTCCACGATCAGCGGCCTGCCGCGCCGGTGGCACTCGGCGGCGATCGCCGCGAGGTCGGCGCACGTCCCGTACGGGGTGGGACTGGTGACGAGGGCGCCGCGGGCGTCGGGGTGCTCGTCCAGCCGGGCCGCGAACGCGGCGGCGGAGGGCGGATGGGCCAGATGGCGCTCGGCGTCCCACTGCGGCTCCACCCAGATCGGGCGGACGCCGGAGAGGATCAGCCCCGAGACGACCGACTTGTGCGCGTCCCGCCCGACCAGGAGCTTCTCCCCGGGACCGGCGACCGCGAGCATGGCGCTCTTGACCGAGAGCGAGCTTCCGCAGGTCGAGAAGAACGTGTGGTCGGCGTGGACGGCGTCGGCCATGAGCTCCTGGGCGCGTTCGAGGATCCCGGCCGAGGACGTCCTGTCGTCGAGGCCGGAGACGGCGAGGACGTCCGCGTGGAAGAGGGCGTCCCCGAGCACCTCACGGACGCGCGGATCGGCGCCCCGGCCCTGCTTGTGGCCTGGAGGAGTGAAGGGGAGCTGCCCCTCCCTGTGATAGGCGGCAAGGGCTTCCAGGACGGGGGCCTCGGAGTGGTCCATGGCGCTGCGTTTCCCGATCGGCCCGCGATGTAACGCGGCGGGAGACGCCGACAGGATGAGACGGCGACACTATTAGGACGTCGGCGCGGGTGGGGCGTCAGGGGATCTCTGTCTGGGGGCTGTAGCCGTGGTCCTCGCCGCCGGGGGTGTCGGCCTCGGCGTTCGGCGGGTCGGTGGGGCCGGGGGTGTGCTCCTCGGCGAAATCGCCGTCGTCCTCCTGCGGTGCCCCGGCCTCGGCGCGGCGGTCGGCGAGCGGTTTGTCCTCGTCGTTCTTGCGGTCGGTCATCTGCCGCCCCTCCTTCGGCCGGGTACGTACAGGTGTGCCGGTACCCGCCGTGAGGATCTCTACCCTCGGGTCCGCGGGAATCATGTGAGCCCTGGCAGGGGCTGTGCCCGTACCTCTGACGTGGGTCGCCGTCCGGCCGGGCGCCCGTTGTTGTGGTGGGCAGACGGGAAAGCCCCGGGCGGCGGGGCGGCCCTCGGAGCTTGGTGGACTCCGGGGGCCGCTCTCCTTCAGGTCAGGGACGTGACGAGCCGGGCGGCGTCGGCCTCGTCCAGGACGATCCCGAACTCTTCGGCGAGGGTGCCGGGGACCTCCTGCGGGGTCAGCGCGTGCTTCTCCTCGCCGCCGTCGGGGCGGCTGACGGTCAGGTCCGTCCCGTCGAGGACGTGGAGGGAGTCCACGGCGAACTTCTGCGCGAACGGACGGGCCGTGAACGGCGAACGCGCGTGGGTCGAGATGAAGTAGTTGAACAGGTCGTAGTCGATGTGGAACGTCTCGTTCAGGGTGAACGTGTGGCGCTGCACCCAGCCGCCGGTGCCGCGCTGGTGCAGTTCCCAGTCGCGCGGGCCGTGCAGGAGCCGGAAGCCCCAGCCGTCCTGCTCGACCTCGGTGCGGCCGCCCTCGTCCGGGTCTGCGGGGAACTCCACGGGTTCGAGGGGACCGGCGCCGAAACCGACGTCGCAGAGCAGCGCGGGCTCGCCCGGGATCCGGACCTGGAGCAGCGCGTGGGTCGTCGGACGCAGCTTCGCCGCGCCCATCGTCACCCGCGCGGCGAGCGCGGTGAACTCGAAGCCGATCTTCTCCAGCACCGCGGCGAACAGCTCGGTGTGCTCGAAGCAGTAGCCGCCGCGGGCGCCGCCGACGAGCTTGGCCTGGACCGCCTCGACGCCCAGCCGCACCGGGCGGCCGAGGATGATCTCCAGGTTCTCGAAGGGGATGGAGGTGACGTGCGCGCGGTGCAGGGCGCGCAGCGTCGCGGCGGTGGGCTCGGGGTCGGCGTGGTGGCCGATACGTTCCAGGTAGGCGGGCAGGTCCAGCAGATCGCTCTGCCAGCCGTACCCGAGGTCCTCGGTCATGGCGTCCTCTCAGCTCGGCCGTGATCGTATGCGGTGGTGAAGGCGCCGGGACCGGCGGCGTCCCGGATCCTCCCGGCGATCCGGTCGACGTCCCCGCGCTCGGCGGCCGGTAAGGGCGCGCCGGACGCGTCGCGGAGCGCGGCGGCGGCGCCGAGGAGCCGCGCGGCGGGCGCGTGCTCGCCCGCGAGGGAGCGCGCCCCGGCCAGCCCTTCGAGGGCGAGCGCGACCGCCCGGGGGTCGCCGATCGCGCGGGCGGCGTCGAGGGCCTCGGTGTGCAGGGCGCGGGCGGCCTCGGCGTCGCCGCGCTGCTCGGCGACGAACCCCAGCTCGGCGTGCACGAACGAGATCCCGGCCGTCCCGCCGATGCCGCGCAGCCAGCCGAGCCGGGACCGCAGGTGCCGCTCGGCGGCGTCGAGGTCGCCGCGGCGGCGGGCCACCAGGCCGAGGCCGATCTCGGCGAACTCCGCGGCCGACGGCGCCGCCTGCCGGACGGCGAGGTCCAGCGCGCGCTCGTGCAGGACGCGGGCCTCGCCGAGGTCGCCGGCCAGCATCGCGATCCGGCCGAGCTGGGCGAGGCGGAACGCCACGTCCGGCCCCATCCGCAGCTCCTCGGCGAGGCGCAGCTCCGCGCGGCGCAGCCGGGCCGCCTCGCCGAGGTCACCGACGATCTCCGCGCGGCGGCCGAGGACGTCCATGGCCTCCAGCCGCCCCCACGCGTCGCCGAGCCCGGTGAAGATCGCGAGGCTCTCCGCGCCGTGGCGTTCCATGGCCTCCAGGTCGCCGCGGGCCATGACCTGTTTCGCGTGGAGGGCGAGGGCTGCCGCCGTATGCCACCGGTCGGCGCGCGCGCGGAAGACCGCCAAGGCGCGCTCGATGCGCTCTTCGTTCGCGGCCAGGTTCCCGTACGCCCAGTGGACGTGGGTCAGGAACCATTCGGCCTTGGCACGGTCGTATTCGTCCCGGTGGTCTGCGAGGGCGGACCGGCGCAGCTCCTCGGAATCGGTGTCCTCGCCGGAGGCCATGGTGAAACCGGCCAGCCACGTCTCGGCGTCCCGCCGGGCCCGGGACGGTCCGTCCGCGGCCGACAGCGCGGCGCCCAGCGCGCGCCTGGCCTCACCGGAGCGCCCTCGGAGGAACCAGTACCAGCCCTGGGCGTTCACCAGCCGCAGCGCGTCCTCGCCGGTGGCGTGGTCCAGGGCGGCGCGGAGGTTGGCGGCCTCCACGTCGAGGCGTGCCAGCCACTGCCGCTGCTCAGGCCCGCGCAGTCCTCCGGCGGCGTCCTCGGCCAGGGCGGTGTAGTAGCGGACGTGGCGCGCGCGCAGGTCGCCGTCTTCGCCCGCCTCCCGCAGCCGCTCCAGGCTGTAGGCGGCGACGGATTCCAGCAGCTTGTAGCGGCCGTCCTCCGACCGCACGACGAGGGAACGGTCCACGAGCCTGGCCAGCACGTCCGCGCCCGCGCCGCCGACCTCTTCGGACGCCCCGGCCGTGCAGCCGCCCGCGTGCACCGCGAGGCGCCGAAGCGCGATCCGCTCGGGAACGGTGAGCAGCTCCCAGCTCCAGTCGATCACCGCGCGGAGCGTCCGCTGCCGGGCCGGGCCGCCGTGCCGGGTGCCGGCCAGCACGCCGAACCGGTCGTCCAGCCGCGCCGCCAGCTCCCGCACGCCCAGCCCCCGGACGCGGGTCGCCGCCAGCTCCAGCGCGAGGGGCAGGCCGTCCAGCCGCCGGCAGATCGCGGACACCCAGGGCGCGGACGCCTCGTCCAGCGCGAACCCGGGCGCCGCGGCGGCGGCACGCTCGGTGAACAGGCGCACCGCCCCCGACTCCAGCAGCGCGGCGGGCGCGGTCGCGTCACCGGGCAGGTCCAGCGGCGGGACGATCTCCAGCCGCTCGCCGGGGACGCCCAGCGGCTCCCGTGAGGTCGTGAGGACCCGCAGGCCCGGCGCCCCGGCCAGCAGCCGCCCCGCCAGTTCGGCGGCGGGCCCGGTGACGTGCTCGCAGTTGTCCAGGACGAGCAGCGCCCGCCGGGACCGCAGCGCCTCGGTGAGCCGTTCGACGGGGCCGTCCGCGCCCTCCTCGCGCAGGTTCAGGACGCGGTTCGCCTGCTCGGCGACCTCCTCGGGCGTCGCGGCGCGCCCGGCGGCCAGCTCGACGAGCCACACGCCGTCGGGGTGGTCGCCCGCGGACCGCGCGGCCGCCTCCAGGGCCAGCCGGGTCTTGCCGACACCGCCGGGGCCGGTCAGCGTCACGAGCCGGTCCTCCGCGAGCAGCGCGCGGACCCGCCGGGCCGCCTCGTCGCGCCCGATCAGCCCGCCCAGCGGCACGGGCAGCCGGGACGGGACGCGCGGGCGCCCCTCCTCCGCCGGATCCCGTTCGAGCATCGACTGGTAGAGGGCGGCGAGCTCGGGACCCGGGTCGACGCCCAGCTCCGCGGCCAGCCGTTCGCGCAGGTCGTGGTAGCCCGCGAGGGCCTCGCCCTGGCGCCCGGCCCGGTAGAGGGCCCGCAGGTGCGCGGCGCGCAGCCGCTCCCGCAGGGGGTGGCGGGCGACGGGACGCGCCAGCTCGGCCGCGAGCGCGGCGTGCTCGCCGAGCTCCAGCCGCGCCTCGGCGTGGTCCTCCAGGGCGGTCAGGCGCCGCTCTCCGAGATCGGCGGCCAGGGCGTGGGCGAAGTCGAGGCCGTCGAACGCGGGCCCCCGCCACAGCGCCAGCGCGTCCCCGAGCAGGCGCGCCCTGGCCAGCGGGTCGGCCGCCTCGCCCGCCCGGGCGAGGAGCGCCGCGAAACGGCCGGAGTCCACCGCCTCGGGCGGCACGTCGATCAGGTAGCCGGGCGGACGCGACACCACCAGCCGCCGCGCGCCCGGCTCCGCGCGGTCGAGGACGCCGCGGAGCTGCGAGATCCGCGCCTGGAGCGTCCCGGACGGGTTGCGGGGCGGGCGGTCCCCCCACAGCGCGCCGGCCAGCCGGTCGGCGGGGACCGGGCGCCCGGCGTCGGCCAGCAGCGCCGCGAGCAGGATGCGGACCTTCGTCTCGGGCACGCGGACGTCCTCCCCGCCGTCCGTCCACACGGCGAGGGCACCCAGCACCCCGAAGCGCATCCCGCCAGCGTATGCGGCGCCTCGGACGTTCCCGCCACGGATCGGCCCGCGGCGGATCCGTAGCGCCCGGCGCCACGCTGGACCCGTTGTGCTGGACCCGCTTCGGACGAGCAGGAGTACTGATGTCGAAAGCCCCGGTGACGGTCATCGGACTGGGCCCCATGGGCGCGAGGATGGCCGCGGTGTTCCTGGAGAACGGGCGCCCGACCACGGTGTGGAACCGGACGGCCTCGAAGGCCGCGCCGCTGGCGGAGCGGGGCGCGACCCTGGCGGCGACACCCGCCGACGCGCTCGCCGCGTCCGAGCTGATCGTCATCAGCCAGACCGACTACAAGGCGATGTACGACTCGCTCGGCGGGGAGACCCACGCGCTGAAGGGGCGCGTCCTGGCCAACCTCAGCTCCGGAAGCCCGGACGAGCTGCGCCGCGCGGGCGAATGGGCGTCCGGGCACGGCGCGGAGCTGCTGACCGGCGGGATCATGGTGCCGCCCCCGGCCATCGGGACGCCCGGGTCATACGTCTTCTACAGCGGCCACGAGGCAACCCTGGACCGGCACCGCGAGACTCTGCGTGAGCTCGGCGACCCCACGTTCGTCGGTATGGACGCGGGGTTGTCGATGCTGTACTACCAGGCGCAGCTGTACCTCTTCTGGTCCACGCTCACGGCCTACATGCACGGGCTCGCCCTCCTGGGCACGGCAGGCGTGTCGGCCGAGCGGTTCCATCCGTTCGTCATCAGGTCCATGGCGACCCTGGCGGAGGACGGCCCCGCGGGATACGTCCGCGCCATCACCGACGATGTCGTCTCCGGCCGATCGCGGGGCGACGACAATACGCTGCTCATGCAGGCGATCGGCGCCGACCACATCGTCGAGGCCAGCCGCGAGGCCGGGCTCGACACCGAGGGCCCCGCCGCGCTGAGGGACCTGTTCTGGCGCGCCGTGGACCGCGGACACGGTGACGAGGGCCTCTCCAGCGTCATCGAGGTCATCCGCGCCCCCGCGCGCTGACCCGCGCGCCGACCGGGCCGCCGCGCCGCACCTGCTTCGACGCGTCCGCCGAGGCGGCGTCCCTCATGCGGGGTCGCGGCCGGCGGCCAGGGGGAGGCGCATGACGAACCGCGCGCCCTTGGCGCTGTCGGCGATGGACAGCGTGCCGCCGTAGATCTGGGCGATCTCCCGGGCGATGGGCAGGCCGAGCCCGGTGCCCTGCGGGTCGCGGCGGCGCGAGTCCGGCAGCCGGGCGAACCGCTCGAAGACCCGCTCCCGCGACTCCTCCGGGACCCCGGCGCCGTCGTCGGCGACCACCACCACCGCCTCGTCGCGCTCCCGCTCGACGACCACCTCGATCGCCGACTCGGTGTGCCGCTCGGCGTTGCTCAGCAGGTTCCCGAGCACCCGGCTCAGCCGCACCGGGTTCGCGCGGACGGTCACGCCGGGCTCCAGCCGGGTGGTGACCGGTGTGCGCCCCGGGCGGCGCTCGATCTCCCGCCGCGCCAGGTCGGCGAGATCGACCCGCTCGACCGGCTGGGGCGCGCGGGAGTCCAGCCGGGACAGCTCCAGCAGGTCGGCGACGATCTCGTTCAGCCGGTCGACGTCGCGCAGCGCCGCGCGGACCGCCGGGCGCCAGCCCGCGTCGCCGGGCTCCTCCAGCGCGACCTCGAGCCGGGTGCGCAGGCCCGCGATCGGGTTGCGCAGGTCGTGCGAGGCGTCGGAGACGAACCGGCGCTCCCGGTTCGTCGCCTCCTCCAGCCGGTCCAGCGTCTCGTTGACCGTCTCGGCGAGGTCCTGGATCTCGCCGCCGGTGCGGGGGTCGGTGACCCGCTGATCGAGGGCGCCCGCGCTCAGGTGCGCCAGCTCGCCGCGGATGCGGTCGACCGGCGCCAGCGCCCGGCCGACCGTGTGCCAGGTCCACCAGCCGATCAGGGAGAGCAGCGCCACCAGGAGCAGCCCCAGCGCCACCGGCAGCAGCCACGCGCTCGCGAGCGTCGGCATCGGCGAGGCGGCGGTGACCATCACGCCGTCCCCGTACGCGGACGTCCGCAGCCGCATCCCGAAGATCCAGACGCAGTCGTCCAGGAAGCCGGGGCAGATCATCCGGTCGATGAGCAGCTGGCCGCCGATCAGGTCGGCGGACGCCAGCGGAGGCCGCCCGATGATCTCCTCGCTGGCGGCGAGGACCCGCCGCCCGTCCCGGCTCA carries:
- a CDS encoding ATP-binding protein encodes the protein MRFGVLGALAVWTDGGEDVRVPETKVRILLAALLADAGRPVPADRLAGALWGDRPPRNPSGTLQARISQLRGVLDRAEPGARRLVVSRPPGYLIDVPPEAVDSGRFAALLARAGEAADPLARARLLGDALALWRGPAFDGLDFAHALAADLGERRLTALEDHAEARLELGEHAALAAELARPVARHPLRERLRAAHLRALYRAGRQGEALAGYHDLRERLAAELGVDPGPELAALYQSMLERDPAEEGRPRVPSRLPVPLGGLIGRDEAARRVRALLAEDRLVTLTGPGGVGKTRLALEAAARSAGDHPDGVWLVELAAGRAATPEEVAEQANRVLNLREEGADGPVERLTEALRSRRALLVLDNCEHVTGPAAELAGRLLAGAPGLRVLTTSREPLGVPGERLEIVPPLDLPGDATAPAALLESGAVRLFTERAAAAAPGFALDEASAPWVSAICRRLDGLPLALELAATRVRGLGVRELAARLDDRFGVLAGTRHGGPARQRTLRAVIDWSWELLTVPERIALRRLAVHAGGCTAGASEEVGGAGADVLARLVDRSLVVRSEDGRYKLLESVAAYSLERLREAGEDGDLRARHVRYYTALAEDAAGGLRGPEQRQWLARLDVEAANLRAALDHATGEDALRLVNAQGWYWFLRGRSGEARRALGAALSAADGPSRARRDAETWLAGFTMASGEDTDSEELRRSALADHRDEYDRAKAEWFLTHVHWAYGNLAANEERIERALAVFRARADRWHTAAALALHAKQVMARGDLEAMERHGAESLAIFTGLGDAWGRLEAMDVLGRRAEIVGDLGEAARLRRAELRLAEELRMGPDVAFRLAQLGRIAMLAGDLGEARVLHERALDLAVRQAAPSAAEFAEIGLGLVARRRGDLDAAERHLRSRLGWLRGIGGTAGISFVHAELGFVAEQRGDAEAARALHTEALDAARAIGDPRAVALALEGLAGARSLAGEHAPAARLLGAAAALRDASGAPLPAAERGDVDRIAGRIRDAAGPGAFTTAYDHGRAERTP
- a CDS encoding sensor histidine kinase, with the translated sequence MRGAGTADGWRGRAHRWHARLFLSVRGRATCITVAVSALILLLALTLGMLLARDWAENEVEETAERTVERIAFDLVRGEPAKALRPRPGESPIVQVVSRDGRRVLAASEEIIGRPPLASADLIGGQLLIDRMICPGFLDDCVWIFGMRLRTSAYGDGVMVTAASPMPTLASAWLLPVALGLLLVALLSLIGWWTWHTVGRALAPVDRIRGELAHLSAGALDQRVTDPRTGGEIQDLAETVNETLDRLEEATNRERRFVSDASHDLRNPIAGLRTRLEVALEEPGDAGWRPAVRAALRDVDRLNEIVADLLELSRLDSRAPQPVERVDLADLARREIERRPGRTPVTTRLEPGVTVRANPVRLSRVLGNLLSNAERHTESAIEVVVERERDEAVVVVADDGAGVPEESRERVFERFARLPDSRRRDPQGTGLGLPIAREIAQIYGGTLSIADSAKGARFVMRLPLAAGRDPA
- a CDS encoding NAD(P)-dependent oxidoreductase, which gives rise to MSKAPVTVIGLGPMGARMAAVFLENGRPTTVWNRTASKAAPLAERGATLAATPADALAASELIVISQTDYKAMYDSLGGETHALKGRVLANLSSGSPDELRRAGEWASGHGAELLTGGIMVPPPAIGTPGSYVFYSGHEATLDRHRETLRELGDPTFVGMDAGLSMLYYQAQLYLFWSTLTAYMHGLALLGTAGVSAERFHPFVIRSMATLAEDGPAGYVRAITDDVVSGRSRGDDNTLLMQAIGADHIVEASREAGLDTEGPAALRDLFWRAVDRGHGDEGLSSVIEVIRAPAR